Proteins encoded within one genomic window of uncultured Desulfobacter sp.:
- a CDS encoding glycosyltransferase family 25 protein: MTPEPISPWAFFDKVYCISLRDRTDRRERAKIEFSRLGIDSRVEFVLVDKDIDDPCRGIFASHLLCMEKAIDADAQQWVVFEDDVVFRRYDPKILTSTVAHLSACNTWTLLFFGGLIKGSSKTGNPAIKKIRYQALAHAYAVNRAFGKKIASQPWGGTPYDTMLKNLSDDYLGTTPFFAFQSNAATDNDACSGLDRFRRCCGGLGFIQLMNEFFHAHRFVIILGHIAVLAGLGVCIW, from the coding sequence ATGACCCCTGAACCCATATCGCCCTGGGCCTTTTTTGACAAGGTGTACTGCATCTCCCTTCGGGATCGCACCGACCGCCGGGAACGGGCCAAAATTGAATTTTCACGCCTGGGCATTGACAGCCGCGTGGAGTTTGTCCTGGTGGATAAAGATATAGACGATCCCTGCCGGGGAATCTTTGCCTCTCATCTGCTGTGCATGGAAAAAGCCATTGATGCGGATGCCCAACAATGGGTGGTGTTTGAAGATGACGTGGTGTTTCGTCGATATGATCCAAAAATTCTAACGTCCACCGTTGCACATCTGTCCGCCTGCAACACCTGGACCCTGCTCTTTTTCGGGGGGCTGATCAAAGGCAGTTCAAAAACCGGCAATCCAGCAATAAAAAAGATCCGATATCAGGCGTTGGCCCATGCCTATGCCGTTAATCGCGCCTTTGGTAAAAAAATTGCGAGCCAACCCTGGGGCGGAACACCCTATGATACAATGCTCAAAAACCTTAGTGACGACTATTTGGGAACAACGCCCTTTTTTGCCTTCCAAAGCAATGCGGCAACAGACAATGATGCCTGCTCAGGGCTGGACAGGTTCCGGCGCTGTTGCGGCGGCCTTGGATTCATCCAGCTGATGAACGAATTTTTTCATGCCCACCGCTTTGTGATCATTCTCGGTCATATAGCGGTTCTTGCAGGCCTTGGGGTGTGCATATGGTAA